A region of the Arctopsyche grandis isolate Sample6627 chromosome 10, ASM5162203v2, whole genome shotgun sequence genome:
atatataattaatcaatactatatgtttattttaatttttaatttattttttacgtacttcgtatacatatatgtataccaggaaggcttgacaggaagaacccaatgcgccttcctggacaattaattacaaacaatgtagcatttttattactatatttcgagaagctgaagtacacaaaattaacaatgaatgaatgaatgaattaattaatccattgagacatctatggatttttaaacttgtacatacatttttacaaattgtacataaattaatacagaagatttttgacaacaagtatgatgattttttgccaattttaaagagccgtttcaacaatgatcagacaaAATTGGCAacatctgataagaaacgatcgacttggactcacaaacatccaagtctaaccagcagtctattaaagattagcccgggatcgaatccaataatctcttggcgctaaacataaacgcaaacactgagctatactgctggctttatgctatacatatacatataatactataaaaataatgaatattatacACCGatggcgaaaaaaaatcaattttaggttcaaaagaaatttttaccccgaattaatatgatttatactgaattaaatgctgataaaattaaatattgattacTGCTGGTACTAGTATGTAGTGGTAGTCGTCAcatcattcttctagccacctTATTGATCGCTCTCATTAATgggtattttgtattttgacaAACTCCCCTGAAGTCGTCCGTCTCAATACTCCACCCATTACACCGCCTAAGCCTTTCGATAATGCGTATTCAACTTTCTTTTGAATTGACATTTCATTATCATACGATATCCAATCGGCATTGTTGAATGTGTACGGAACGCTAGCTTGATCGTCCCACTTTTCAGGCCACGCACCCGGTAAATTGAGCCTTTTTTCACATAGCTGAAATACAACTAGATTATTATCTTAGTTTAAATTGACTTGTGAAGGAATCCGTAATTTGTTTACCTCATTGTAGCCAATCATTCCATTCTCTGAAGTGTATTGTCCTGCGATGCCGGCTCCGGTAGATGGTGATCCGACAGTATTTTGTGTTTGGTTAGCCAAACGAAAAGATCTTCCGTATAGTGGAAGTCCCATGACTATTTTTTCTTTAGAAGCACCTTCTGATAGCCAATAATTAATAACGCTTTCAACACTCAAGGAAGCTTCAGCTGGAAGATTTTCAGCGTCGTACTTCTTCAAAGCTGCATTGTAACCGGTTACCGGATCCCAAGCGCCATGCAAGTCATAAgacattatatttatgaaatccAAATACCTAGAATAAATCaatgttttattaaacttacaataCCCAACCGCGTTAACAGTTCAGaacttcaaaaaatggaaaataatggctttgatatatgtatatgtaactgttCTATGCAACACAATTTAAGATTACTACCCCATATTATGCAGGGTTACTTCAACATGGTGTGTAATACTTTTGGGAGATGATTGATGATCTCATTCTGAATGTGATACATCAAAGAAGAGGGAAATTCGCCGTTAAACTTTACCATCTCCAagtcatataaaataatttagtagttttattattatgaatatggAATTGTTTATATTCACTATGTAGTTGTATACGAgactaaatataaatacaatcatttattattgttaaga
Encoded here:
- the LOC143917676 gene encoding LOW QUALITY PROTEIN: putative chitinase 2 (The sequence of the model RefSeq protein was modified relative to this genomic sequence to represent the inferred CDS: inserted 1 base in 1 codon) — encoded protein: MILDYKYTESLHDVENSIHLIKDLDPHLCSHLIYGFVGINEDATIRIMDPWLELADNGGADNFANFNRLKKANPNLKTIVAIGGYNEGSAKFSKVANDQRLRENFARNAAEFTVKYGFDGMDMDWEYPSQRDSPNMNTDKAAFSLLLAEMRKEFDKKRLSLSAAVAAVKSSASLSYDIPTISKYLDFINIMSYDLHGAWDPVTGYNAALKKYDAENLPAEASLSVESVINYWLSEGASKEKIVMGLPLYGRSFRLANQTQNTVGSPSTGAGIAGQYTSENGMIGYNELCEKRLNLPGAWPEKWDDQASVPYTFNNADWISYDNEMSIQKKVEYALSKGLGGVMXWSIETDDFRGVCQNTKYPLMRAINKVARRMM